From the Streptomyces nigrescens genome, one window contains:
- a CDS encoding glycoside hydrolase, whose protein sequence is MTSDASHSPHRTGRSRTTATRVLAASLALTATTFGVAGCDSAAAGTLEGSRLELPVRGGTAVVDTASLAVNARTAGGRELVLSGPAGGGGLGKPGPVTRTGDGASWSYPAKGLKVTASSERGRLRIKLRADRDGSVSWPVTGTDRAASALQLPRGEGLDVPVRDAFWNASVEKGGLAGSTVDMGEGLALPLWGYSMGRGTGGSGGAGVSYLTPTDIGTSLRFASTGGRLRATAAHAFDAGEGTRDYEVSFALTDGNPVAPAADYRSYLSQRGQLGGLRKKIRQNPANGKLLGAFHAYVWGDTRTASGIGKLKQLGVDRMWLGYDAGPGPMNAAAVRAAKKAGYLVGPYDTFANGQDPKTADSPTSAWPDRVYPDFCIRKADGTAETGFGNRGCYLSSRAFEKAEPRKHYLADRTRSMVANGADSYFLDVDATGEVFRDHGKGHEMTKAGDREMRLARMRRLSKDLVLGSESAQPWANQVLAYDHGSGTPTADGLWKLERDKKTWGGYFPENAPGAFFKPVKLPAEVATAMYDPKYRIPLYETALHGSLVNAERWELSYEKLPVHKTTRALLAMLYNTPLNYVLDGPTLEKKGAELAALQKYFSPLHRAAGTEQLTSFRWLTGDRSVQRTVFGDGALTVTANFGSRAHDGLAGGCVDAKLRTDKQPRRLCPAQLNG, encoded by the coding sequence TCCTCGCCGCCTCTCTTGCCCTCACCGCGACCACGTTCGGGGTGGCCGGATGTGACAGTGCCGCCGCGGGCACGCTGGAGGGCAGCCGGCTCGAACTTCCCGTCCGCGGCGGTACGGCCGTTGTCGACACCGCCTCGCTGGCGGTGAACGCGCGCACCGCGGGCGGGCGGGAGCTGGTGCTGTCCGGTCCGGCGGGCGGCGGCGGGCTCGGGAAGCCGGGGCCGGTGACGCGGACGGGCGACGGGGCGAGCTGGAGCTACCCCGCCAAGGGGCTGAAGGTCACGGCGAGTTCGGAGCGCGGGCGGCTGCGGATCAAGCTGCGGGCGGACCGCGACGGGTCGGTCAGCTGGCCGGTGACCGGTACCGACCGGGCCGCGTCCGCCCTGCAACTGCCGCGCGGCGAGGGCCTGGACGTGCCGGTGCGGGACGCGTTCTGGAACGCGAGCGTGGAGAAGGGCGGGCTGGCGGGCAGCACCGTCGACATGGGCGAGGGCCTGGCGCTCCCGTTGTGGGGCTACTCCATGGGCCGCGGTACGGGCGGCTCCGGCGGGGCCGGGGTCAGCTATCTCACCCCCACCGACATCGGCACCTCGCTGCGCTTCGCCTCCACCGGAGGCAGGCTGCGGGCCACCGCCGCGCACGCCTTCGACGCCGGTGAGGGCACCCGTGACTACGAGGTCTCCTTCGCCCTGACCGACGGCAACCCGGTGGCCCCCGCCGCCGACTACCGCTCCTACCTCTCCCAGCGCGGACAGCTCGGCGGTCTGCGCAAGAAGATCCGGCAGAATCCGGCCAACGGCAAGCTGCTCGGCGCGTTCCACGCCTATGTGTGGGGCGACACCCGGACCGCCTCCGGGATCGGGAAGCTGAAGCAGCTGGGCGTGGACCGGATGTGGCTCGGTTATGACGCCGGCCCGGGCCCGATGAACGCCGCGGCGGTGCGGGCCGCCAAGAAGGCGGGCTATCTCGTCGGCCCGTACGACACCTTCGCCAACGGGCAGGACCCGAAGACCGCCGACAGCCCCACCTCGGCCTGGCCGGACCGGGTCTACCCCGACTTCTGTATACGGAAGGCGGACGGCACCGCGGAGACCGGGTTCGGGAACCGCGGCTGCTATCTCAGCTCCCGCGCCTTCGAGAAGGCCGAACCGCGCAAGCACTACCTCGCCGACCGCACCCGCTCGATGGTCGCCAACGGCGCGGACAGCTACTTCCTCGATGTGGATGCGACGGGTGAGGTGTTCCGCGACCACGGCAAGGGCCATGAGATGACCAAGGCCGGTGACCGGGAGATGCGGCTCGCCCGGATGCGGCGGCTGTCCAAGGACCTCGTCCTCGGCTCGGAGTCCGCCCAGCCCTGGGCCAACCAGGTGCTGGCCTACGACCACGGCTCGGGCACCCCGACCGCCGACGGCCTGTGGAAGCTGGAGCGCGACAAGAAGACCTGGGGCGGCTACTTCCCGGAGAATGCCCCGGGCGCCTTCTTCAAGCCGGTGAAGCTGCCCGCCGAGGTGGCCACGGCCATGTACGACCCCAAGTACCGCATCCCCCTCTACGAGACCGCACTGCACGGCTCGCTGGTCAACGCCGAGCGCTGGGAGCTGTCGTACGAGAAGCTGCCGGTGCACAAGACCACCCGGGCGCTGCTGGCGATGCTCTACAACACCCCGCTCAACTATGTCCTCGACGGCCCGACGCTGGAAAAGAAGGGGGCCGAGCTCGCCGCCCTGCAGAAGTACTTCTCGCCGCTGCACCGCGCGGCCGGTACCGAGCAGCTGACGTCGTTCCGGTGGCTGACCGGTGACCGCAGCGTGCAGCGCACGGTCTTCGGCGACGGCGCGCTGACCGTCACCGCCAACTTCGGCAGCCGGGCCCACGACGGTCTGGCGGGCGGCTGTGTCGACGCCAAGCTGCGCACCGACAAGCAGCCGCGGCGGCTGTGCCCGGCGCAGCTGAACGGCTGA